GGAAGGACTTAAAAGGTAAGTCGATTTCCATTCAAAGTCCGACTTCAACAACTGGGTATATTTTTCCAATTGCGGAGTTAAAGCAGAAGGGCTTTGACGTTACTAAGAATTGTAAGTTAGTTACAGTTACCGGTCATGATCAAGGAGTCTTGAACGTTTTAAGTGGTGACACTGATGCGGCATTTGTCTTTGAAGATGCTCGTAACAACGTTCTGCAAGACAACCCGAAAGTTAAATCACAAGTGGTGCCAATTTACTTTACTAGACCGGTACCCAATGACACAATTTCCGTGATTCCAAGTTTGCCGAAGGCTTTTCGTGAAAAACTGGCTAAGGCCTTCATTGCGATTGGGAAGTCCAAGGCTGGTAAGAAGGTAATTGAAAGTGTTTATGACCAAGAAGGTTACATTCCTGCTAAAGACAGTGATTACAACATTGTCCGTAAGTATCAGAAGATTGCCCAAGCCGTTAAAAAGTAATTTTAGTTAGCAAAAAAAAGCGCGCTCTCAGATCAAACTAAGAACGTGCTTTTTGTTTATGTGATTATTCGCCTAAGTAAGCAAAGGCTACTTTTTCATCGTAAATATGTAGCATTTTATCAAGGATGAAGCGGCAGGCAAGAGCGGTAACAACTGGGATGACGAACCAAGCAAGTAGTGCCAATAGTAAATTGATACTGCTAGCACCAGCGTCAAGGGAGGCGAGGGGACCAACAATTCCAACAAGACCGAAGCCGGCTGAAGCAGGAGTTCCAGAAATATGCCATAAGGCTACCGGCAATGCGGATACTGTTGAGGTGATGATTATTGGGAGCATGATAATTGGATGCCTAAATAAGTTAGGGATCATCATCTTCATAGCGCCGAGGGCAACAGCGATGGTAACGCCGGCCTTGTTAACTTTCCATGAGTGAACGACCAGCACGATTGTGGTTGCGGCAACTCCCATCGCAGCTGCCCCAGCAGCGATGCCGCTAAGCTGAATGGCCATACCGATGGCAACTGTTGAGACCGGTGTGACGATTAAGAGGGCAAACATCCATGAGATTAGAATACACATTAAAATTGGTTGTAGTTTGGTGAAGGAAGCAATGATTGCACCTAGGCCCGTAGTAATTTTACTGACAAATGGTAAAAGCAGGAAGCCAATGTAGGCAGAACCACCACCAACGACAATTGGACTCAAGACGATTTTGACAGAGCCAAAGAGATTACCGATTAGCATTGTGAGAAAGACGGCGATAGCTGCAGTAATCATCGTGTTAATCAAGTCACCAGTACCAGATGAAATGAAAATTCCGGCTTGCTTGGTTGCAGGATTAATTGCTTGGGCGTTGAATTGAGTAACACCAGAGCCAACGTAGGATGCGCCTGCAACAATGGCAATATCAATTGGTGCAAAGTTAAATTGATAGGCAATTAGCGCACCAATCAATAGTGGGGTTGCTACTTGGAAAACTAACAAAACATGGGTTAAACCAAGCGTGAAAGTATTGGTGCCGCACAATTTTAAGATTGCGCTCAATACGGCATTAGGAATCAAACCAACGATAATTCCCGTCGCTGTTCCTGATAAAACTTTATTAAAAAATTCCTTTACTGTAACTTGATTTTTTGTATTATTCATAGTGTTTTTTCCTTAAAGTTGCTTTTATTTGGCAAAACCGATGTCATACCAAATTGGATGTTTGTTAGCACATTTTGATGGGTCAACTGAGTAGTTGGTCAGTTTGTTATTAACTGCCGTAATTGTGTATTGGCTGTCGAGTGGGACAATGTAGGCTTCCTCATTCATGTAGTTTTGCCATTTATGGAAGACTTCGACCCGATGTTTATGATTAAAGGAAGCAGGAGCATCCATCTCATCAATTAGGCGTGTATTTTCTGGAGTGGCAAATCTTGAGTAGTTGCCCAACGATTTTTCACCGTATAAGTTAGCTTGTGAAGGTTCAGTCGATAAGCCAAAACCACCAATGTAGGCATTGACGTCAGGATTGTCCTTGTTCAATTTATCGTAGAAGGAGTTTTGCTCAGTGAGCCGGCCGCCTAGAAGCTTAACGTCCAAGCCAATCTTATGCCACTGCTGCAAGTAATTTTGAATAATTGGCTCTTGGGTGGCATTACCACTCATTGCCATGAAGTTAATTTTAAGTGGCTTACCATTAGGTTGCGTGCGCCATTTGCCTTTTTTCTTGTAGCCAGACTTATCTAAAATTTCGTTGGCCTTTTTCAGGTTGAAGGTGTAGCCTTTGGCATTTTTATCAAAGTAATCGCCAAAACCAGCCGGAATTAAGGTTGGAATTCTGAACTTCAATCCTTGTGTATAACGTTTATCTACCTGATCGACATTCATTGCGTAGGCCATTGCTTGTCTAAGTGGCTTACTGTTCATAATATTGTTTTTATCAACAACATTCTTCTCCAGTTTACTATCCCATTTACCAACCTTGAAGCCAAGGTAATAGTAAACAAGTTGGATTTGAGCAACGAAATTGTAGCCCTTAGTCTTTTTGACTTGGTTCCACTGGGTATTAATGACGTTAATGACGTCAAATTTATGACTCCTAATTGCTTCAGAAGCGGAGTTAGTCGAAACAACTGAAGCCAAAATTTTATCTAGTTTTGGTTTGCCACGCCAGTAGTACTTGTTTGGTACCCAAGTAACGGATTGACCACGGACAATCTTTTGTACTTTATAAGGCCCAAAGAAGAGCGGTTCTTTCCGAACTTGATCGCTGGACTGTAATTTATCAAATGGCACGTTTTTCAGATAATGGTAAGGAGCAGCTGTTTCGCTGTAGCAATTGCTGCCGGCATTGTACATTCCGGGGTACATTCTTTGGAAGTGAATCACAATACTGCGACCATTTTCACCATTTGGGTATGTAATTCCCGAAATTGTTTTAGCTTTACCATCATGATATTGCTTGAGACCGACAATATTGGCCATTTGGTCGGTATAACGGTCGCAATTAGTCTTTTTGTTAGCGATAATTTCGTAAGAATACTCTAAATCTTTAGCAGTAACTTGTTTACCGTCAGACCACTTAACGCCCTTTTTGACAGTTACCATAATTGTCTTGTCTTGGCGATTAACTTTAAGTGTAGCTGGTCCCTTGTCATTAATCTTGTAATGATTGTCATAGTAAAATAAAGTTTCATCACCGAATTGGGATGCTAAATAGTCGACAGCATTTTCTGAAATTTCATCTAAGAAAATGCCTTGAAACGGTGTGTCTGTTTCAAGAGCGACTTTAAGTGTGCCACCTTGCTTGACGGGCTTTGCAGGAACCGTTGTTTTTAACTTGTTGACTTCTTGTGTTGCGTTAGTATTCAAATTGGTATTGCTCTTACCGCAAGCAGTTAAAGCCATCGCTGCCAGTAAAACTGTGCCCAAATATTTAACAAATCTATCTTTCTTCATAATTATTTGCCTTATCTGTTATTATTTTAATGAAAGTAAATTTCTGTTGCTATAAATTATAGTAGCGATTAAATTAAAATACAATATATTTTTTAATTTAATTTTATTATTTATGATAATTATGTATAATGCAGGTTAGGTAATTAATTTGGAATGCTAACACTTAAAATTTTGATTTTATTTTAAATTAAAATGAAAATTAAAAAAGCAAATTTGAGAAGGGATACTAAAGTAAATGGTTATTAATATATTAAAGCAAGATGACTTTTATGAAGTTAGCTATGCTAGTGGGATGGTTGCACGAGTTTATTTACTTGCGCCTAATATTTTTCGCTATTATGTTGATCCAACTGGGCAATACGCTCCGCCGAAGCAATCACAAGCGGAACTACATGCCCGAATTTTGGCACCGACAGTTGATGAGTATGGCTCTCATTCAGTTAATAGTAGTGTTACAGAAACTACTGCTAATTGGGCAATTGTGACTGATGAGATGAAGATCAATTTTGCTAAAGATACTGGTGCAATGAGTGTATGGGTGAATGGCAAGTTGGTTTTACAGGAGACGCAGCCAGTTAGTGTCAACACTGATAGTAGCATCCAGTTTTTGCAATCAGCTGATACAGCTAATTATTTTGGTGGCGGAACGCAGAATGGCCGCTTTAATTTATCTCGGCAGCGGATTGTAGTCGCCAACACCAGTAATTGGCTGGACCAGGGTGTGGCTTCACCGGCACCATTTTATTGGTCAACTGCTGGGTATGGTGTTCTGCGCTATACTTTTACTCGCGGCGAATATGACTTTGCAAGTGAAACTCCAGGATTGATAACCACGAAGCACGAAGAAAATCGCTTTGATGCCATTTACTTTTTTGCACCAACGCCTTATCAGTTAATCCATACTTATCAGGAGTTAACGGGATTGCCGCTATTGCTACCAATATTTGGCTTTTATGAAGCACACTTGAATGCTTATAATCGGGATTATTGGGTAAAGGTGGACTCGCAGGAAAAGGGTGCGATTAAATATCCAGACGGGAATTTTTATCGAGAATATCATCCTAAAGAGTTGCCGGAAGAATTAAAAGGGCAAGCAATTCGCGAAACTTTAAACGGTGAACAAGGTGGTGCCGCTTATCTGTTAAGTGCGCGCGGGATGCTTGACCAATATTTGGCTAACGATCTGCCGCTGGGGTGGTTTTTACCAAATGATGGCTATGGTGCGGGTTATGGTCAGACCGATTCCTTACAGGGAAATTTGCAAAATCTAGCAGACTTTATTCGGTATGCAAATAGTCGTGGTGTGGAAGTCGGGTTGTGGACCCAGCAAAGTTTATCCCCAGTGGATCCAGCTCATCCTAAGGCAAACGATCGCGATTTTGAACAAGAACTTGCAGCTGGAGTTACGGTACTGAAGACCGATATGGCTTGGGTCGGTGCTGGTTATTCCTTTGGTCTTAATGGCACGCAGACTGCTGCAGCGATGATTAAAAAGATTAAGGGGCAAAATTTACGCCCCTTTATTATCACAATGGATGGTTGGGCAGGTACGCATAATACCGCTGCTGTTTGGACTGGTGACCAAAAAGGCGGCCAGTGGGAGTACATTCGTTTTCAAATACCAACTTACATTGGCGAAGGCTTGTCTGGGCAGCCAAACGTGGGCTCTGACATGGATGGTATTTATCTTGGGAGTAATTCTGTGATAAATACGCGCGACTATCAATGGAAGGCTTTCACGCCAATTCAACTGAATATGGACGGCTGGGGAACTAATCCGAAGAATCCATTTGCCTTTTCAGAGCCAATCACGACGATTAATCGGGCATATTTGAAACAAAAAACAATGCTATTGCCATATATTTATACTGCGGCTCATGAGGCAGTTGTTGCTGGTAAGCCGCTTGTTCGCGCTTTATTTTTAGAATATCCAGATTTACCAGAATGCTACTCAGATTTGGCAAAATATGAATACTTGTGGGGCGATGCCTTTTTGGTTGCACCAATTTATCAAAATACTGCTGCTGATGACGAGGGCAATGATATTCGTAATGAGATTTACTTGCCTGATAAAAAGCAGATTTGGTTTGATTACTATACAGGCAAGGCATATCAGGGTGGACAGGTCATAAACGAATTTGCGGCACCTATTTGGAAACTGCCCGTTTTTGTTAAAGCAGGTGCAATTATTGCTAAGGCACCAGCGACAAATACGCCTAAGGAGTATTTGCAGGCAAAGCAAGCACGGCAATTTGAAATTTATCCTGGGAAGAAAAATCAAATTACGGTTTATGAAGATGACGGTATTTCTGCCAAGTATCAAGATGGTGCCTTTGCTCAAACAATGATTGGGGCAGAGCAGGTAGATGACCAATTATTAGTTAAAATTGCGCCATCAATTGGTCATTATGAGGGGATGAAGTCTCAGCGCACAACAGAATTGGCAATCAAAATGAATAAGCAACCAAATGAGATTGCGATTAAGTTGGGTGACCAGAACTGTGACTTGAAGCAAGCTGAAAGTTTAGCTGAATTTGTTCAGGGTAGTAATGTTTATTACTTTGATGAACATTATTTGCCTAACCCGTATTTAGCTGCAGTGGGTAACAATTTAGAACAAACTTTTTTGCGGATTAAGCTGGCAGCAGTTGATGTTAGTCAAACAGGAGTTGAGCTGCAGTTGGCTGGCGTTGATACAACAGTTACACCTGAAAATTGTTTACCTAATGAACAGATTGCAGCCAAAGCGCCAATAGATTTAAGTAGCAGCAGCATGCAAACGACAACTTTGTCGTGGCAATACGCTGATGAAAATCTAGGTCGTGTTACTTATAATGTTAAAGTTGACGGAGTGCTTTACACTGGAATTAAAGAGCCGAAGCTGGTTGTTCACGGCCTGTTGCCAAACAAACAACATGCTTTTACAGTTCAAATTGTGACTGATAAGGGAACAACGGAGTGGAGCAGGGAACAGCTGTTTTAAAGATTGAAATTAATAGGAAGACTTTAGTTTAAGTCTTCCTATTTGTTTGTCCTGAATTACTGCTAAAGTGGAATAATTGTTTTAAAATGTTTAATTAGTAAGGAATAGTGTAGGAAAAAGCAACAATCTGCAATTATTTTTGTTTACCTTTTTAAAATTAAACATATTCAAACATTGACAAACAAAAAAGAACAATTATACTAAAGGTGAACTAAATTAGTTGCTGAATCTAGTTTAAAAAGTAGGTAACCAATGTTAAAAAGCGAAAGATTAAAAACGATTTTACAAGTAATTAATACTCAAAAATTTGTTACTGTGGATGAATTGGCTCAAGCACTGACAGTTTCAGATATGACAATTAGACGTGACCTAAATGAATTGGATAAATTAGGTAAAATTTCTCGAATTCATGGCGGTGCGCAATTAATATCAGATCAAACTAGAAATGAAAAGAGCTACCAGCAAAAGCGGGAAATTCATAGTAAGGAAAAACTTGAGATTGCCAAGCGGGCCTGTAATTTGATTCATGAAAATGATTCTATTTATGTTGGTCCGGGCACTACTTTAGAATTAATGGTTGCTAATCTTAAGACTAAACGTCTGCGAATTGTAACTAATTCGCTACCTGTTTTTGAAGCAGCGCGTAACAATCTTAATGATTATGAGTTAATTATGGTTGGCGGTTCGTACAGAAGAATTAGTGGTGCCTTTTTAGGTACTCTAGCTAATAACGAACTAAAAACCATGTCATTTTCAGTTGGTTTTGTTGGTGTAAATGGGATTAAAAATACTTCTATGACAACAGCTAATTTGGAAGAAGGTCAGACTGAGAGTATAGGACTGGACCGTTCACAAAGTAAATTTGTCGTTGCAGATTATACCAAATTAAATCATAGCGACTTTCATCAGTTTTATGATTTACGGAATGTGGATGGGTTAATTACTAACCGCGAAGTAGGATCAGATGTAGAAAAGCATTACAGTCAATTTACAACTGTTTACAAATAGTTTTACTGAGAGGAGATTAACTATGAAAGTTGTTATTGGTAGCGATAAAGATGGCTTTGAATTAAAAGAAAAGGTAAAGAATTATCTTAACAGTCATGATTATGACGTTTTAGATGTAACGCCAGAGCCAGCAGAAGACTTTGTTGAATCAAGTTTGAAGGTTACTCATGAGGTAATGGATAACGGAATTAAAAAGGCAATTATGTTTGACGAATATGGTGTCGGCTCTGCCATGGCCTCAAATAAGGTTAAAGGTATGGTTACGGCTAATGTCAATGAAGAAAGAACCGCTCATATGACCGCAATGCATAATGGTGCGAAGGCAATTGCATTAGGCAGCGGCATTGTTGGTGACAAACTTGCATACTCGATTGTACAGCACTATCTTGATACAGAATATGCTGGTGGTCGTCACCAAATTCGTTTGAATATGCTTGAGGAAATGATCTAAGGAGGTTTTGAAAATGTTTGATAATGATAGACCACAACCAGAATTTGTTGATCCTAAAATTGATAAGCATATGGTAATTGCTTTGGGTAATGACCATATCGTTACCCCAGTAAAAATGGCTATTTCTGACCATTTAAAAGAAGAAGGCTACCAAGTTATTGATGAAGGTACCCACGATAACACGAGAACGCACTATCCAATGTATGGTAAAAGAGTTGCTGAAGATGTAGCTGATGGCCGTGCTGATCTTGGTGTCGTTCTTTGTGGTACAGGAATTGGTATTTCAACTGCTGCCAACAAGAACGAAGGCGTTCGTGCAGCGATGGTTGGCGATGTTGCTCAAGCTGAATATGCTAGACGTGAATTAAACGCTAATATTTTAGGCTTTGGTGGTATTGTATTGGGCCGCGACTTTATTTTTGATATTGTCGATTCATACCTGAATGCTAAGTACGAACCATCTGATGCTAACAGAAAATTAATTGATAAAATTGATCATATTGCTAAGCCAAATCCAGACCAAAAGGATAATGTTCATTTCTTTGATGAAGAAAACAAGAAATGGTCCGAAGGCGTATACCACGACTAATTAAAATAAATAAAAATAATAGAATTTAATCGCACACACAAAAAGGCAACTCATTGAATATGAGCTGCCTTTTTTTACTAATGATTAAATTGCATCTATCAAATTAATTAATGTAGGTGTTCAACTTAAAATTGCGATTTACGGATCAAATTAATTTTAATACTTCAGGATTAGGAGGTAATTCTGCGACAGTTGAGATAATTATAGATAATTAATATTACTTATTATGATTTAATAGTAAATACACGATTTTGATATTTTATCAAAGTCGTGTATTTTGGTTTTTTTGATTTATAATATTTAAAATGTATTTCTGTAGATTTATTTATTTCTTTATAGTAAATAATATTTGTATATAATAAATATAACACAACGTATTTATTAATTGAGAAAGGAAAAGAAATGGCAACTAAATTATATGGTACCGTGCTTTTAAAAGCACAAAGAATTATGAATGTGTTATTGAATACAAGCAATGGGATGACATTAGATGAAATATCAACTAAAGCAGTAATACCTAAACCAACTGTATTTAAAATTTTAAAAACTCTTGATTATATTGGATTTGTCAGAAAAAATCATGAGGGGAAACGTTATTCTTTGGGTTCAAGAATGATTGGCTATGGTAATAAAGCGTTAAAAAGTTTTGATATTGTTTCAATTAGTGAGCCGTATTTACATGAGTTAAGTAAAGTAACTAACGAAACAATAAATCTTGGTGTTGAAGAAAATAATCATGTTACTTTATTGAAGAAAATTGATAGTCCACAAACTGTAAACCTTAATTCTCATGTAGGTGGAGCAATGGAATTATATTCATCAGCAATGGGAAAAGCTCTTCTTGCTACTAAGAGTGATCATGAACTAGATGAATATTTTTCTAAGATTGAATTAAAACCACTAACTAAGCGCACAATTACTAGTATTAGTGAACTTCGTAAGCAAATTTCTCAGGTTAAAGTAGCTGGTTATGCATTGGATGCTCAAGAAAATCAAGATGATGTAGTTTGTGTCGGGGCTGCTATTCAAAAATATGGCAAAGTTTTTGGTGCAATTAGTGTTAGTACACCACAATATCGACTAGACGAATTACTACTAGATGATTTAAAAAAGCTTATCATTTCAACTAGGAATCAAATAATAGAAATAATTTGAAAAATCACTTGTAAAATCGCTTTCATTGAGTTATATTTTATTTGCAAGGATAAAAAAGAAATATAATTTCTTATTTGGAAAGGTAAAAGAATGTATGAAGAGATAAAAAAGATGGACTTAAGTAAATCTCCAACTCTTTTAACTAAGCAAGAAATTACTCATGCAATTGAAAATGTATTGCAGCACATCGATATTAACATGAATTATTTTGGAGATGATTTTCCAAGACCTAACACAAATAATGGCAAGTATTCCAAGATGGATAATACTGAATGGACTACTGGATTTTGGACAGGAATACTTTGGCTGGCTTACGAATATACGCATGACTCGAAATATTATAAGCAGGCTATGAGAAACGTTACTTCATTTTCTAATCGTATTAATAAAAAAATTGCTGTAGATAATCATGATTTAGGATTTATGTATACAACCTCAGTAGTTAGCGATTACAAGATTACAGGTGATGAAGAAGCTAAAAGAATTGGTATAAAGGCTGCAGATCAATTAACTAAGCGCTATCAAGAAAAAGGAGGATTTATTCAAGCTTGGGGCAAGATGGATGGTAATGATAATTATCGTTTAATTGTTGATTCATTAATGAATATACCATTACTTTATTGGGCATCTTCAGTTACAGAAAATCCTAAATATGCTCATATGGCGGATACCCATTATGACCAGGTTTTAAAGACAATTGTTAGAGATAACGGTTCGACGTTTCACACTTATTATTTTGATAAAGAAACGGGTAAGCCTTTAAAAGGAGCAACACGTCAAGGATATAGTGATGACTCAAGTTGGGCAAGAGGTCAGGCATGGGCCGTTTATGGGGTTCCACTTCATTATAAATATCGCCATACTACCAGTGATTTTAAGACTTTTAATGGTGTAACTAATTATTTTATTAATCGACTTCCGCAAGACTATGTACCTTACTGGGATTTGATTTTTGGTGATGGTGATGATCAACCCCGTGATTCTTCATCTGGAGTAATTGCAATTTGCGGGGTTGCTGAAATGCTTAAATATATGCCTGAAAGTTATCAAAATAAATATCAATACGAACTAATCCTTCATAAGATGTTGAAATCAATTATTGATAATTATGCCAATAATAATTTTATTGCTGGTGCTCCTTTATTGGATCATGGTGTTTATTCCTGGCATTCAGGAAAGGGTGTTGATGAAGGAAATTTATGGGGAGATTACTTTTATTTTGAATCTCTAATTAGATTTTATAAAGATTGGCAAATTTTTTGGTAGAAAGAGTGAAGAAAATGGCTAATCCAAATATTGTTGCTGTAAGGCTGGATGAAAGATTAATTCATGGTCAAGGAAGATTATGGATTTCAAACTTGGGAGCAAACTTAGTCATTGTTGCAAATGATGAAGTTGCCCAAAGTTCAATTCAACAAACTTTAATGAAGTCGCTATTGCCAAATTCAATTGGTGTTAGATTTTTCACTATTGAAGAAACAATCGACAAAATCTTTAAAGCTGCTCCTAGACAGAAGATTTTTATTATTGTAAAGACAGCTGAAGATACATTGAAGTTAGCGAAGGGAGGCGTGCCATTCAAAAAATTGAACGTGGGAAATATCCACTTTAAAGAAGGAAAGACTAAGGTTACCAATTATATCTCAATAGATGAAAATGATATGCAAGCTCTTAAAGAAATGAGGGATGAATACCAAATTGATTTCAATACTCGGGTAACTCCGATTGGTAATGAGGTCGGTTCAGATTTTAATCTGAATCAGTATGTTGATAATTGGAAGGGAGAAAAATAATGACTTTTACAATTTGGCAAGCCCTGTTAGTTGGTTTATGGGCAGCCTTCTGTTTTGCAGGTCAAGTATGGGGAACTTATACTAACCGTGCTTTATTTATTTCATTTGGTGTTGGTCTTATTTTAGGAGATCTAAAGACAGCAGTTATTTTCGGTGCAACAGCTGAATTAGCATTTATGGGATTCGGTGTTGGACCTGGTGGTTCCACTCCTCCTAACCCATTAGGACCAGGGATTGTTGGTTCGATTTTAGCAATTACAATGCATAAATTGTCACCAGCAGCTGCATTAACTCTATCTTATCCATTTGCCATGTTAGTTCCATTTATTATTACTTTAATCTTTACGATTAACTCAGGCTCAATGGAATCAGCACGTAAAGCAATTAAAGAAGGAAAGTATCATAAGTTTAACTTGATGTCAAATGTTACTTTATGGGAATTCATGCTATTTGCTTTTGTCTTTGGCTTTGCTGCGACTTTAAGTACCTCAGCTTTAAGAGCATTTGTTCAAATGATTCCTACTTGGCTAATGAACGGATTAACAGTTGTCGGTGGATTACTTCCAGCAGTTGGTTTTGCACTTATTATGAGTACAATGCTTAAAAAAGAATATATTCCAGCAGTTGTCTTTGGTTACATCTGTGTAGCTTACTTAAAGATTCCAGTTATTGGTTTAACTTTTGTTGGTATCGCAATTGCTTTAAACAATTACTACAACAGCAAAAAAAGTTCAGCTGTAAATAGTGATTCAGAAAATGCAGGAGGCGCTGAAGATGGCATCTAGGAAACCAGTTTTAACTAAACGTGATTATTTTATTTCAATTTTAAGATCGTATTATTTACAAAACTCACAAAATTACGGCAACATGCAGGGGACCGGTGTTGCTAAGACAATTTGGCCAGAATTACGTAAAATTTATAAAGGTGATGAGGCTAAATTTAGAGAAGTAGCTAGTTCTAATGTTGAATTTTACAATACTAACCCACAGCCATATCCTTTCGTTACCAGTTTAATGCTGGCAATGTATGATAGTGGTCAAAGTGAAGAAGACGTACGAGCAATGAAGATGGCTTTAATGGGACCATTAGCTGGTATTGGTGATGCATTGTCACAATTTGCTTTAGCACCATTATTCTCAACAATTTTTGCATCTTTAGCTCTGCAAGGTGTTGTTTATGCGCCAATCATGTTCTTTATTTGTATGTTTGGAATTACTTTCGGTGTTAGAAACTTAATGGGCTATCTTGGCTGGAAAGTTGGGACAAGCATTATTGACACATTAAGCGATAGAATGGCTGCTTTAGCTGATATTGCTAGTACTGTTGGTTTGACTGTTATTTCTGGTTTATCGG
The sequence above is a segment of the Lactobacillus sp. ESL0677 genome. Coding sequences within it:
- a CDS encoding IclR family transcriptional regulator — its product is MATKLYGTVLLKAQRIMNVLLNTSNGMTLDEISTKAVIPKPTVFKILKTLDYIGFVRKNHEGKRYSLGSRMIGYGNKALKSFDIVSISEPYLHELSKVTNETINLGVEENNHVTLLKKIDSPQTVNLNSHVGGAMELYSSAMGKALLATKSDHELDEYFSKIELKPLTKRTITSISELRKQISQVKVAGYALDAQENQDDVVCVGAAIQKYGKVFGAISVSTPQYRLDELLLDDLKKLIISTRNQIIEII
- a CDS encoding glycoside hydrolase family 88 protein encodes the protein MYEEIKKMDLSKSPTLLTKQEITHAIENVLQHIDINMNYFGDDFPRPNTNNGKYSKMDNTEWTTGFWTGILWLAYEYTHDSKYYKQAMRNVTSFSNRINKKIAVDNHDLGFMYTTSVVSDYKITGDEEAKRIGIKAADQLTKRYQEKGGFIQAWGKMDGNDNYRLIVDSLMNIPLLYWASSVTENPKYAHMADTHYDQVLKTIVRDNGSTFHTYYFDKETGKPLKGATRQGYSDDSSWARGQAWAVYGVPLHYKYRHTTSDFKTFNGVTNYFINRLPQDYVPYWDLIFGDGDDQPRDSSSGVIAICGVAEMLKYMPESYQNKYQYELILHKMLKSIIDNYANNNFIAGAPLLDHGVYSWHSGKGVDEGNLWGDYFYFESLIRFYKDWQIFW
- a CDS encoding PTS system mannose/fructose/sorbose family transporter subunit IID, with the protein product MASRKPVLTKRDYFISILRSYYLQNSQNYGNMQGTGVAKTIWPELRKIYKGDEAKFREVASSNVEFYNTNPQPYPFVTSLMLAMYDSGQSEEDVRAMKMALMGPLAGIGDALSQFALAPLFSTIFASLALQGVVYAPIMFFICMFGITFGVRNLMGYLGWKVGTSIIDTLSDRMAALADIASTVGLTVISGLSVSFVKVNLGLKYSAQIKGKTQLVTVQAFLDKIMPYMLPLLLIFFVYWLITKKKWTAYKIILLLLVVGVALSAMGILVP
- a CDS encoding PTS sugar transporter subunit IIC, which translates into the protein MTFTIWQALLVGLWAAFCFAGQVWGTYTNRALFISFGVGLILGDLKTAVIFGATAELAFMGFGVGPGGSTPPNPLGPGIVGSILAITMHKLSPAAALTLSYPFAMLVPFIITLIFTINSGSMESARKAIKEGKYHKFNLMSNVTLWEFMLFAFVFGFAATLSTSALRAFVQMIPTWLMNGLTVVGGLLPAVGFALIMSTMLKKEYIPAVVFGYICVAYLKIPVIGLTFVGIAIALNNYYNSKKSSAVNSDSENAGGAEDGI
- a CDS encoding PTS sugar transporter subunit IIB, with the translated sequence MANPNIVAVRLDERLIHGQGRLWISNLGANLVIVANDEVAQSSIQQTLMKSLLPNSIGVRFFTIEETIDKIFKAAPRQKIFIIVKTAEDTLKLAKGGVPFKKLNVGNIHFKEGKTKVTNYISIDENDMQALKEMRDEYQIDFNTRVTPIGNEVGSDFNLNQYVDNWKGEK